In Edaphobacter dinghuensis, one genomic interval encodes:
- a CDS encoding TonB-dependent receptor, with amino-acid sequence MATDRNTLSWLKRSGCIALACFCIFLVSTNYAAAQVDEGSITGTVQDATGAVVPDAQVTLLNTDQGITLNVKTNTAGQYTFSPVRIGHYAVTVSAAGFATTTQKNLTVNVAQSLQVNVQLKLGTAAETVEVNTAPPLLQTDESSVGQVITEKSVNDLPLNGRNFTFLAQLGAGAQSPQADTRGNAASGAFSANGLRPAQNNYLLDGIDNNSNAVDFLNGTNFAVLPPVDAISEFKVQTAAFSAELGRSAGAVLNATIKSGTNSLHGAAWEFFRNDKLDAADYFERTSAGTQKGALRQNQFGVSAGGPIIKNKVFFFGDYEGFRRVQGTVAKGSVPTANEISSGFTNLSDLVTYQNGTQKDSLGRIIPLGTVLDPATTRLVTLNTPDPVSGITPDASNGGSTGYVRDPFGTCPASTPTFTLAACGLNRLPSSRLDPVALKLLTLYPAANAGSGISSNYVRSPNLYEHKNSMDARIDYNPSSSDQVFGRFSYVDDPQFIPSIFQGIADGGGFQQGIQTAKSSQSVVGYTHVFTPKTINVAHVGFNHLHTTRFGPEGGTNGIPEQYGIQGIPQFSENGGLPAISIGGLATLGSNSFLPSDEVSQTLQITDDFTKIWGNHSFKMGIESQHVKFSVLQPAYSRGTFDFNGQYTDVPQQNNGGTGLAQLLLIPTAATVPNGVDYSGGSDSINASNVNKTYDARTYLATYFQDDWKVSPKLTLNLGLRWDYFSPIKETNGGQANFVPDGPTGNGVPTFLIPASGKDDRSLSTSFTTLLAKDGIALDQTDEYGQGLVKTPKNNFAPRAGFAYQITPRLVARGGAGLFYNAFENQGYGPNIGENYPFVFNFGYSPIVPANSPTGLSAVAPISYNTPWAGCSTAGPGSVATLSSGLSCVQFTPLAVNAKGLGLQGLQFNAQTPRTISVNATLQYSITHSMSLTTAYVFTQAKYLQQGIGANNVTALLPAGEATNNTASPGAGGTVPFPDFSGGSYQANIGQSDYNGLLMTLEQQYSNGLSFLLTYTYSKTLSDAGDLLNGGSASGLRAASVPGLGPMFDWGLADFDIRHVVHFSGGYELPIGKNKRFLGNSGRAANALVGGWSANWIASLQGGQPLGFSCPTSTTAGTSCHDVRVAGQSPKLGIYKDSQGAVNWIGNAKAFQQPCELGPGGTILNKPAGCIPYTGSAVLGDAGSVTTGPGFHRLDFSLFKAIPINDRFSMQFRTEFFNIFNHPNFNAPNFGGNGVVAINNSGNFNSSNFGEIGSTRDAPYDPRQIQFALKLYY; translated from the coding sequence ATGGCTACTGACCGCAATACACTTAGCTGGCTGAAAAGAAGTGGCTGCATAGCACTCGCGTGCTTTTGCATTTTCTTAGTCTCGACGAATTATGCAGCAGCCCAGGTCGACGAAGGCTCGATTACCGGAACGGTTCAAGATGCTACTGGAGCGGTTGTACCTGACGCTCAGGTTACCCTCTTGAACACGGACCAGGGCATCACCCTCAACGTAAAAACGAATACCGCCGGACAGTACACCTTCTCCCCGGTCAGGATCGGGCACTATGCTGTAACTGTTAGTGCAGCCGGGTTTGCCACGACGACCCAAAAGAATCTGACTGTTAACGTCGCGCAGTCTCTGCAGGTCAACGTTCAGCTCAAGCTAGGTACTGCGGCTGAGACGGTTGAGGTGAATACTGCTCCGCCGCTTCTGCAGACCGATGAGTCTTCGGTCGGCCAGGTGATTACCGAAAAGAGCGTGAACGATCTCCCGCTCAATGGCCGTAACTTTACCTTTCTCGCCCAGCTCGGCGCTGGCGCTCAATCACCCCAGGCTGACACGCGCGGTAATGCGGCCTCCGGTGCCTTTTCCGCCAATGGCCTGCGCCCAGCGCAAAATAACTATTTGCTGGATGGCATTGATAACAATTCCAACGCCGTCGACTTTCTGAACGGCACAAACTTCGCCGTTCTGCCTCCGGTGGATGCAATCTCGGAATTCAAGGTTCAGACGGCAGCTTTCAGCGCTGAGTTGGGTCGTTCTGCTGGTGCCGTTCTCAACGCTACGATCAAGTCCGGTACGAACAGCCTCCATGGAGCTGCATGGGAGTTCTTCCGTAACGATAAACTCGATGCTGCCGACTACTTTGAACGTACTTCCGCGGGTACTCAGAAAGGTGCATTGCGCCAGAACCAGTTCGGCGTCTCTGCTGGCGGCCCTATTATCAAAAATAAGGTTTTCTTCTTTGGGGACTATGAAGGGTTTCGGCGTGTTCAAGGCACTGTCGCGAAAGGGTCAGTGCCAACAGCGAATGAGATCAGCAGCGGTTTCACTAATCTGAGTGATCTTGTCACGTACCAGAATGGAACTCAAAAAGATAGTCTCGGCCGTATCATCCCGCTTGGTACGGTGCTAGACCCAGCGACAACGCGCCTAGTGACGCTTAACACCCCAGATCCTGTAAGTGGAATTACACCTGACGCATCGAATGGAGGGTCAACCGGATATGTTCGCGACCCTTTCGGAACTTGTCCCGCTAGTACACCGACTTTTACGCTCGCTGCTTGTGGCCTGAATCGTCTGCCATCCAGCCGATTAGATCCAGTCGCTCTCAAGTTGTTAACTCTTTATCCTGCTGCTAATGCTGGTAGTGGCATCAGCAGCAACTATGTACGCAGCCCCAACCTGTATGAACATAAGAACTCAATGGATGCCCGCATCGATTACAACCCAAGTTCAAGCGATCAGGTCTTCGGACGATTCAGCTATGTTGATGATCCGCAATTCATTCCCAGTATTTTTCAAGGTATTGCGGATGGCGGCGGATTCCAGCAGGGTATTCAGACAGCCAAATCCAGTCAGTCTGTTGTGGGCTACACTCACGTATTTACACCAAAAACGATCAACGTAGCTCATGTAGGTTTCAATCACCTTCACACAACTCGTTTTGGCCCCGAAGGCGGGACGAATGGCATTCCTGAGCAGTATGGAATTCAGGGCATCCCACAGTTTTCCGAAAACGGCGGCCTTCCTGCCATATCCATTGGTGGTTTGGCAACACTCGGCAGCAATTCCTTCCTGCCGTCTGACGAAGTTAGCCAGACCCTCCAGATTACCGACGACTTCACCAAGATCTGGGGAAATCACAGCTTCAAGATGGGCATTGAATCGCAGCACGTGAAGTTTTCGGTACTTCAGCCGGCGTATTCGCGTGGCACTTTCGACTTCAACGGTCAATACACCGATGTTCCGCAGCAGAATAACGGCGGGACGGGCCTTGCGCAACTCCTGCTTATTCCGACAGCAGCGACTGTCCCGAACGGCGTCGACTATTCGGGTGGTTCCGACTCTATCAATGCTTCTAACGTCAATAAGACCTATGACGCCAGAACTTATCTGGCCACCTACTTCCAGGATGACTGGAAGGTTAGTCCGAAGCTGACCCTCAACCTCGGTCTGCGGTGGGATTACTTCAGCCCCATCAAGGAAACCAATGGCGGCCAAGCTAATTTTGTGCCAGACGGACCAACCGGAAATGGTGTTCCGACCTTCCTTATTCCGGCCTCTGGAAAGGATGATCGAAGCTTGTCTACCAGCTTTACGACGCTGTTGGCCAAGGACGGAATTGCGCTGGACCAGACAGACGAATACGGCCAGGGACTAGTAAAAACGCCGAAGAACAATTTTGCACCGCGTGCTGGTTTCGCATATCAAATCACTCCAAGGTTGGTCGCACGAGGAGGCGCTGGCTTATTCTACAACGCGTTTGAAAATCAGGGATATGGCCCGAACATTGGCGAAAACTATCCCTTCGTCTTCAACTTCGGGTACTCGCCAATTGTGCCTGCCAATAGTCCCACCGGACTTTCGGCAGTTGCGCCAATCAGCTACAACACGCCTTGGGCAGGCTGTTCCACGGCTGGCCCAGGTAGTGTCGCAACCCTTAGCTCTGGGCTCTCTTGCGTGCAATTCACGCCGTTGGCTGTGAATGCAAAGGGGCTGGGTTTGCAGGGGCTTCAATTCAACGCTCAGACGCCCCGTACGATCAGCGTGAACGCCACCCTGCAATATTCGATAACACATAGCATGTCCCTGACAACGGCATATGTCTTCACTCAGGCGAAGTACCTTCAGCAAGGGATTGGTGCAAACAATGTCACCGCACTCCTGCCTGCGGGAGAAGCAACAAACAATACCGCGAGTCCAGGAGCTGGCGGAACAGTGCCTTTCCCAGACTTCTCGGGGGGAAGTTATCAAGCAAATATAGGGCAAAGCGACTATAACGGCTTGCTGATGACGCTCGAGCAGCAGTACTCGAATGGCCTCAGCTTCCTTCTCACCTACACCTACTCCAAGACGCTCTCGGACGCTGGCGATTTGCTGAACGGCGGAAGCGCAAGCGGATTGCGTGCAGCTTCTGTACCGGGTCTTGGTCCTATGTTCGATTGGGGACTGGCCGACTTCGATATCCGTCATGTAGTGCACTTTAGCGGTGGATATGAACTTCCAATCGGAAAAAATAAACGCTTCCTCGGTAACTCTGGGAGAGCAGCGAATGCCTTGGTCGGAGGATGGTCAGCAAACTGGATCGCGTCGCTTCAGGGTGGTCAGCCTCTAGGATTCAGTTGCCCCACTTCGACGACTGCTGGAACTAGTTGCCACGATGTTCGAGTTGCGGGTCAGAGTCCAAAACTCGGCATCTACAAAGACTCGCAGGGTGCGGTGAATTGGATCGGAAATGCTAAGGCATTTCAGCAACCCTGCGAACTGGGTCCTGGCGGAACAATTCTAAACAAGCCTGCTGGTTGCATTCCCTACACGGGGAGCGCAGTCTTGGGCGACGCAGGCTCAGTCACAACCGGCCCCGGATTCCATCGTTTGGACTTTTCGTTGTTCAAGGCAATTCCGATCAACGATCGGTTCTCCATGCAATTCCGAACAGAATTTTTCAATATCTTCAACCATCCGAACTTCAATGCGCCTAACTTTGGCGGTAACGGAGTTGTGGCTATTAACAATTCTGGTAACTTCAATAGTTCCAACTTCGGAGAGATTGGGTCTACCAGGGATGCTCCTTATGATCCGCGGCAGATCCAGTTCGCTCTGAAGCTGTATTACTAG
- a CDS encoding tetratricopeptide repeat protein — MSRRAWCRHALLFSLLVWTTFATAEGNQQQKLDRQFQSAVAQYNAGQFQEAAAQLEDLLPHVPNNFEVEELLGLVYASMSQDAKAIVHLKTAVRLKPNSSAARTNLAASLSRAGDTQSAGKQLQKAFELAPHEYTTNHNLGEFYIKSGKITKALPLLKQAQTIDSSSYDNGYDLAMADLITGQLVEARQIVQNLLQKQNTGELHNLLGQIEEKDGKYVTAVNEFETAAHMDSSEDNLFDWGSELLLHRTYEPAIEVFRAASQHYPKSPRLMIGLGMALYARGFYEDAVKALLAAADLNPSDSRCYLFLSKAYDSSPNQADEVIQRFKRYAALEPNNALAQYYYAMSLWKGKRVEGSGLDFQEVENLLKKSIALDGSIPEAHMQLGNLYADQHRFEISIPEYIRALQLNPNLPDAHYRLGTDYVHMGEKDRAQAEFAIYQKLRAQHMAEMDKERAEVQQFIYSSKSTPDVKP; from the coding sequence GTGAGCAGAAGGGCCTGGTGCCGGCATGCATTATTGTTTTCTTTGTTGGTCTGGACGACATTTGCGACAGCTGAAGGCAATCAGCAGCAGAAATTAGATCGTCAATTTCAATCGGCGGTGGCGCAGTACAACGCTGGTCAATTTCAAGAGGCAGCGGCGCAGCTCGAAGATTTATTGCCTCATGTTCCGAATAACTTTGAAGTAGAGGAGTTGTTGGGTCTTGTCTACGCCTCGATGTCCCAAGATGCAAAAGCGATCGTGCATCTAAAAACAGCAGTTCGCTTGAAGCCAAACTCGTCAGCTGCAAGGACTAACCTGGCAGCTAGTCTTTCCCGTGCTGGTGATACTCAGTCGGCCGGTAAACAACTGCAGAAGGCCTTCGAGCTTGCACCTCATGAATACACGACAAACCATAATCTGGGTGAGTTCTATATCAAGTCGGGAAAGATCACAAAGGCGCTTCCGCTATTGAAGCAGGCACAGACGATCGATTCCTCTTCGTACGATAATGGCTACGATCTCGCAATGGCCGATCTTATCACCGGCCAACTAGTAGAAGCGCGACAAATTGTCCAAAATCTTCTTCAAAAACAGAACACTGGAGAACTGCACAATCTACTAGGCCAAATTGAAGAGAAAGATGGGAAGTATGTAACGGCTGTAAATGAGTTTGAAACCGCAGCTCATATGGATTCAAGCGAAGATAATTTATTTGATTGGGGAAGCGAACTGCTCTTGCACCGCACCTACGAGCCTGCAATTGAAGTATTCCGTGCAGCTTCCCAGCATTATCCGAAGTCTCCGCGGTTGATGATCGGCTTGGGAATGGCGCTTTATGCGCGAGGATTTTACGAGGACGCTGTGAAGGCTTTACTCGCAGCGGCTGATTTAAATCCCTCCGATTCTCGATGCTATCTCTTCTTATCCAAGGCGTATGATAGCTCTCCGAATCAAGCAGATGAGGTAATTCAAAGATTTAAGCGATATGCTGCTCTCGAACCAAATAATGCTTTGGCGCAGTATTATTACGCGATGAGTTTGTGGAAAGGGAAACGGGTTGAGGGTTCGGGCCTGGACTTTCAAGAGGTTGAGAATCTGCTCAAGAAGTCGATAGCACTTGATGGCTCAATCCCGGAAGCCCATATGCAGTTGGGCAATCTATATGCAGATCAGCATCGGTTTGAGATATCAATTCCTGAGTATATCCGAGCGCTTCAACTGAATCCAAATCTTCCTGACGCTCACTATCGCCTGGGAACGGACTATGTTCATATGGGAGAAAAAGATCGTGCGCAAGCTGAGTTCGCGATTTATCAAAAGCTTCGGGCACAACACATGGCTGAAATGGACAAGGAGCGAGCTGAGGTGCAGCAGTTCATCTATTCCTCTAAATCGACACCCGATGTGAAGCCATGA